From Bos taurus isolate L1 Dominette 01449 registration number 42190680 breed Hereford chromosome 29, ARS-UCD2.0, whole genome shotgun sequence, a single genomic window includes:
- the LMNTD2 gene encoding lamin tail domain-containing protein 2 isoform X4, whose amino-acid sequence MAPKSCQEAEDAEEEALASLVDREPVSGHMGPPVGAAADPVASTHPQNAKPSSTRMVSSINLQSALESLDPRTLRLLWGQRELEIQALRWAIQNQREARHCRILQEVAGLPAERSSRSKDKFLQNQVQKLTLELKAQKEKAQLEKKRLEERLQQAEDALRQLEAELQAFQKSCLLQLARSSWVGRVLRSSTGSVEVVTAETLMDLSDFSENDQAPTAGEGFRLEDVDWNSIAHRYPNLFTNLESSSDQKHPRTSQLPTASPPDQWSSELCCRHQEHNLKSVEWSSLPLAGTSSSGGADSESSNSQLAAHNRVHKVTGDPPQVPSHTAKQVEARAQSLCRDSQATFEGAGAHYPSCSDLIPSAAPLPHGPSGHCGPGPASQEMSSVDPGPSKLGVPSQAARLSVHLQKTHSDEQGKNGPEPESGVDSHLWHSRRCPSPSPSGSCLKIMAVSRRQRFVRILNQSLEETVDLGGFVLQQLVLDFPVCMYRFPPSTLLPPRHHITVWGEGPCSTRRQQLSSLGREPVHFYSSRSCVTLLLNPQGEVLSEHQSPHCVTPVSRIFADNTDLSIDCFPLSEARPEADLAEHQPQPRPPRKGRVREARAGRRRPGPRVQLPRLSTIKLLRQREAPVWPEDVAQTHPELLPSIPIPEVGVGLQDCQGRKDHKIRVCRKRVDCGCPMVALSVQSTAESRFGFRFLSCPPITVDTRWPL is encoded by the exons ATGGCCCCCAAGTCTTGTCAGGAGGCTGAAGACGCTGAGGAAGAGGCTCTCGCGTCTCTGGTGGACCGAGAACCAGTGAGTGGCCACATGGGGCCTCCAGTGGGCGCCGCTGCAGACCCTGTGGCTTCCACACACCCTCAGAATGCCAAGCCCAGCTCCACCAGGATGGTCTCCTCCATCAACCTGCA GTCGGCCTTGGAGTCCCTGGACCCCCGCACCCTGCGGCTGCTCTGGGGGCAGAGGGAGTTGGAGATCCAGGCCCTGCGGTGGGCCATCCAGAATCAGCGTGAAGCCCGACACTGCCGTATCCTACAGGAGGTGGCTGGGCTTCCAGCCGAGAG GAGCTCAAGAAGTAAGGATAAGTTCCTGCAAAACCAGGTCCAAAAGCTGACGTTGGAGTTGAAAGCACAGAAGGAAAAGGCCCAACTG GAGAAGAAGCGTCTGGAGGAGAGGCTGCAGCAGGCTGAGGACGCGCTGCGGCAGCTGGAAGCCGAGCTGCAGGCCTTCCAGAAGTCCTGCCTCCTGCAGCTGGCCCGCTCCTCCTGGGTGGGCCGCGTGCTGCGGTCTTCCACGGGCAGCGTGGAG GTGGTGACGGCAGAGACCCTGATGGACCTCAGTGACTTCTCTGAGAATGATCAGGCCCCCACTGCTGGGGAG GGTTTCCGGCTGGAGGATGTGGACTGGAACAGCATTGCACACCGGTACCCCAACCTCTTCACCAACCTCGAGTCCAGCTCAGATCAAAA GCACCCCCGGACCTCGCAGCTCCCAACAGCCTCACCGCCTGATCAGTGGAGCTCAGAGCTGTGCTGTAGGCACCAAGAGCACAATCTCAAGAGTGTCGAGTGGAGCTCCCTGCCCTTGGCGGGCACCAGCAGCTCTGGGGGTGCCGACTCCGAGTCCAGCAACAGCCAGCTGGCGGCGCATAATCGCGTGCATAAAGTAACAGGGGACCCTCCCCAAGTGCCTAGCCACACTGCCAAGCAGGTGGAGGCGCGGGCACAGAGCCTCTGCAGGGACAGTCAGGCAACATTCGAAG GTGCGGGGGCCCACTATCCCTCCTGCTCAGATCTGATCCCTAGTGCTGCTCCTCTCCCACACGGACCTTCAGGGCACTGCGGGCCAGGTCCAGCCTCACAGGAGATGTCCTCGGTGGACCCTGGACCCTCCAAATTGGGGGTCCCCTCCCAGGCAGCCCGCCTCTCCGTGCATCTCCAGAAAACCCACTCAGACGAACAGGGCAAGAATGGCCCGGAGCCTGAGTCTGGGGTGGATTCCCATCTCTGGCATTCCAGGCGCTGTCCAAG ccccagcccctcggGCTCCTGCCTGAAGATCATGGCCGTTAGCCGCCGCCAGAGGTTCGTGCGCATCCTCAACCAGTCGCTGGAGGAGACGGTGGACCTGGGCGGCTTCGTGCTGCAGCAGCTGGTGCTCGACTTCCCCGTGTGCATGTACCGCTTCCCACCCAGCACCCTGCTGCCTCCGCGGCACCACATCACG GTGTGGGGTGAGGGGCCCTGCAGTACCAGGCGGCAGCAGCTCTCCTCCTTGGGCCGGGAGCCCGTCCACTTCTACTCCAGCCGAAGCTGTGTGACCCTCCTCCTGAACCCCCAAGGCGAG GTCCTCAGCGAGCACCAGTCCCCACACTGCGTGACCCCAGTGTCCAGGATCTTCGCAGACAACACCGACTTGTCCATCGACTGTTTCCCACTTTCAGAGGCCCGGCCCGAAGCTGACCTTGCGGAGCATCAGCCCCAGCCTCGACCCCCGCGCAAGGGTCGGGTGCGGGAGGCCCGGGCTGGGCGCCGGAGGCCGGG GCCAAGGGTCCAATTGCCCCGCTTGAGTACCATCAAGCTCCTCCGCCAGCGGGAGGCGCCAGTATGGCCCGAGGACGTGGCCCAGACCCACCCAGAGCTCTTGCCCTCCATCCCCATCCCCG AGGTCGGGGTGGGCCTCCAGGACTGCCAGGGTAGGAAGGACCACAAAATCCGG GTGTGCCGGAAGAGGGTGGACTGCGGCTGTCCAATGGTGGCGCTGTCGGTGCAGAGCACGGCTGAGAGCAGGTTCGGCTTCCGCTTCCTCAGCTGCCCGCCCATCACCGTGGACACTCGCTGGCCGCTGTAG
- the LMNTD2 gene encoding lamin tail domain-containing protein 2 isoform X5, with product MAPKSCQEAEDAEEEALASLVDREPVSGHMGPPVGAAADPVASTHPQNAKPSSTRMVSSINLQSALESLDPRTLRLLWGQRELEIQALRWAIQNQREARHCRILQEVAGLPAERSSRSKDKFLQNQVQKLTLELKAQKEKAQLEKKRLEERLQQAEDALRQLEAELQAFQKSCLLQLARSSWVGRVLRSSTGSVEVVTAETLMDLSDFSENDQAPTAGEGFRLEDVDWNSIAHRYPNLFTNLESSSDQKHPRTSQLPTASPPDQWSSELCCRHQEHNLKSVEWSSLPLAGTSSSGGADSESSNSQLAAHNRVHKVTGDPPQVPSHTAKQVEARAQSLCRDSQATFEGAGAHYPSCSDLIPSAAPLPHGPSGHCGPGPASQEMSSVDPGPSKLGVPSQAARLSVHLQKTHSDEQGKNGPEPESGVDSHLWHSRRCPSPSPSGSCLKIMAVSRRQRFVRILNQSLEETVDLGGFVLQQLVLDFPVCMYRFPPSTLLPPRHHITVWGEGPCSTRRQQLSSLGREPVHFYSSRSCVTLLLNPQGEVLSEHQSPHCVTPVSRIFADNTDLSIDCFPLSEARPEADLAEHQPQPRPPRKGRAKGPIAPLEYHQAPPPAGGASMARGRGPDPPRALALHPHPRRGRGGPPGLPG from the exons ATGGCCCCCAAGTCTTGTCAGGAGGCTGAAGACGCTGAGGAAGAGGCTCTCGCGTCTCTGGTGGACCGAGAACCAGTGAGTGGCCACATGGGGCCTCCAGTGGGCGCCGCTGCAGACCCTGTGGCTTCCACACACCCTCAGAATGCCAAGCCCAGCTCCACCAGGATGGTCTCCTCCATCAACCTGCA GTCGGCCTTGGAGTCCCTGGACCCCCGCACCCTGCGGCTGCTCTGGGGGCAGAGGGAGTTGGAGATCCAGGCCCTGCGGTGGGCCATCCAGAATCAGCGTGAAGCCCGACACTGCCGTATCCTACAGGAGGTGGCTGGGCTTCCAGCCGAGAG GAGCTCAAGAAGTAAGGATAAGTTCCTGCAAAACCAGGTCCAAAAGCTGACGTTGGAGTTGAAAGCACAGAAGGAAAAGGCCCAACTG GAGAAGAAGCGTCTGGAGGAGAGGCTGCAGCAGGCTGAGGACGCGCTGCGGCAGCTGGAAGCCGAGCTGCAGGCCTTCCAGAAGTCCTGCCTCCTGCAGCTGGCCCGCTCCTCCTGGGTGGGCCGCGTGCTGCGGTCTTCCACGGGCAGCGTGGAG GTGGTGACGGCAGAGACCCTGATGGACCTCAGTGACTTCTCTGAGAATGATCAGGCCCCCACTGCTGGGGAG GGTTTCCGGCTGGAGGATGTGGACTGGAACAGCATTGCACACCGGTACCCCAACCTCTTCACCAACCTCGAGTCCAGCTCAGATCAAAA GCACCCCCGGACCTCGCAGCTCCCAACAGCCTCACCGCCTGATCAGTGGAGCTCAGAGCTGTGCTGTAGGCACCAAGAGCACAATCTCAAGAGTGTCGAGTGGAGCTCCCTGCCCTTGGCGGGCACCAGCAGCTCTGGGGGTGCCGACTCCGAGTCCAGCAACAGCCAGCTGGCGGCGCATAATCGCGTGCATAAAGTAACAGGGGACCCTCCCCAAGTGCCTAGCCACACTGCCAAGCAGGTGGAGGCGCGGGCACAGAGCCTCTGCAGGGACAGTCAGGCAACATTCGAAG GTGCGGGGGCCCACTATCCCTCCTGCTCAGATCTGATCCCTAGTGCTGCTCCTCTCCCACACGGACCTTCAGGGCACTGCGGGCCAGGTCCAGCCTCACAGGAGATGTCCTCGGTGGACCCTGGACCCTCCAAATTGGGGGTCCCCTCCCAGGCAGCCCGCCTCTCCGTGCATCTCCAGAAAACCCACTCAGACGAACAGGGCAAGAATGGCCCGGAGCCTGAGTCTGGGGTGGATTCCCATCTCTGGCATTCCAGGCGCTGTCCAAG ccccagcccctcggGCTCCTGCCTGAAGATCATGGCCGTTAGCCGCCGCCAGAGGTTCGTGCGCATCCTCAACCAGTCGCTGGAGGAGACGGTGGACCTGGGCGGCTTCGTGCTGCAGCAGCTGGTGCTCGACTTCCCCGTGTGCATGTACCGCTTCCCACCCAGCACCCTGCTGCCTCCGCGGCACCACATCACG GTGTGGGGTGAGGGGCCCTGCAGTACCAGGCGGCAGCAGCTCTCCTCCTTGGGCCGGGAGCCCGTCCACTTCTACTCCAGCCGAAGCTGTGTGACCCTCCTCCTGAACCCCCAAGGCGAG GTCCTCAGCGAGCACCAGTCCCCACACTGCGTGACCCCAGTGTCCAGGATCTTCGCAGACAACACCGACTTGTCCATCGACTGTTTCCCACTTTCAGAGGCCCGGCCCGAAGCTGACCTTGCGGAGCATCAGCCCCAGCCTCGACCCCCGCGCAAGGGTCGG GCCAAGGGTCCAATTGCCCCGCTTGAGTACCATCAAGCTCCTCCGCCAGCGGGAGGCGCCAGTATGGCCCGAGGACGTGGCCCAGACCCACCCAGAGCTCTTGCCCTCCATCCCCATCCCCG CAGAGGTCGGGGTGGGCCTCCAGGACTGCCAGGGTAG
- the LMNTD2 gene encoding lamin tail domain-containing protein 2 isoform X7, with product MAPKSCQEAEDAEEEALASLVDREPVSGHMGPPVGAAADPVASTHPQNAKPSSTRMVSSINLQSALESLDPRTLRLLWGQRELEIQALRWAIQNQREARHCRILQEVAGLPAERSSRSKDKFLQNQVQKLTLELKAQKEKAQLEKKRLEERLQQAEDALRQLEAELQAFQKSCLLQLARSSWVGRVLRSSTGSVEVVTAETLMDLSDFSENDQAPTAGEGFRLEDVDWNSIAHRYPNLFTNLESSSDQKHPRTSQLPTASPPDQWSSELCCRHQEHNLKSVEWSSLPLAGTSSSGGADSESSNSQLAAHNRVHKVTGDPPQVPSHTAKQVEARAQSLCRDSQATFEGAGAHYPSCSDLIPSAAPLPHGPSGHCGPGPASQEMSSVDPGPSKLGVPSQAARLSVHLQKTHSDEQGKNGPEPESGVDSHLWHSRRCPSPSPSGSCLKIMAVSRRQRFVRILNQSLEETVDLGGFVLQQLVLDFPVCMYRFPPSTLLPPRHHITVWGEGPCSTRRQQLSSLGREPVHFYSSRSCVTLLLNPQGEVLSEHQSPHCVTPVSRIFADNTDLSIDCFPLSEARPEADLAEHQPQPRPPRKGQGSNCPA from the exons ATGGCCCCCAAGTCTTGTCAGGAGGCTGAAGACGCTGAGGAAGAGGCTCTCGCGTCTCTGGTGGACCGAGAACCAGTGAGTGGCCACATGGGGCCTCCAGTGGGCGCCGCTGCAGACCCTGTGGCTTCCACACACCCTCAGAATGCCAAGCCCAGCTCCACCAGGATGGTCTCCTCCATCAACCTGCA GTCGGCCTTGGAGTCCCTGGACCCCCGCACCCTGCGGCTGCTCTGGGGGCAGAGGGAGTTGGAGATCCAGGCCCTGCGGTGGGCCATCCAGAATCAGCGTGAAGCCCGACACTGCCGTATCCTACAGGAGGTGGCTGGGCTTCCAGCCGAGAG GAGCTCAAGAAGTAAGGATAAGTTCCTGCAAAACCAGGTCCAAAAGCTGACGTTGGAGTTGAAAGCACAGAAGGAAAAGGCCCAACTG GAGAAGAAGCGTCTGGAGGAGAGGCTGCAGCAGGCTGAGGACGCGCTGCGGCAGCTGGAAGCCGAGCTGCAGGCCTTCCAGAAGTCCTGCCTCCTGCAGCTGGCCCGCTCCTCCTGGGTGGGCCGCGTGCTGCGGTCTTCCACGGGCAGCGTGGAG GTGGTGACGGCAGAGACCCTGATGGACCTCAGTGACTTCTCTGAGAATGATCAGGCCCCCACTGCTGGGGAG GGTTTCCGGCTGGAGGATGTGGACTGGAACAGCATTGCACACCGGTACCCCAACCTCTTCACCAACCTCGAGTCCAGCTCAGATCAAAA GCACCCCCGGACCTCGCAGCTCCCAACAGCCTCACCGCCTGATCAGTGGAGCTCAGAGCTGTGCTGTAGGCACCAAGAGCACAATCTCAAGAGTGTCGAGTGGAGCTCCCTGCCCTTGGCGGGCACCAGCAGCTCTGGGGGTGCCGACTCCGAGTCCAGCAACAGCCAGCTGGCGGCGCATAATCGCGTGCATAAAGTAACAGGGGACCCTCCCCAAGTGCCTAGCCACACTGCCAAGCAGGTGGAGGCGCGGGCACAGAGCCTCTGCAGGGACAGTCAGGCAACATTCGAAG GTGCGGGGGCCCACTATCCCTCCTGCTCAGATCTGATCCCTAGTGCTGCTCCTCTCCCACACGGACCTTCAGGGCACTGCGGGCCAGGTCCAGCCTCACAGGAGATGTCCTCGGTGGACCCTGGACCCTCCAAATTGGGGGTCCCCTCCCAGGCAGCCCGCCTCTCCGTGCATCTCCAGAAAACCCACTCAGACGAACAGGGCAAGAATGGCCCGGAGCCTGAGTCTGGGGTGGATTCCCATCTCTGGCATTCCAGGCGCTGTCCAAG ccccagcccctcggGCTCCTGCCTGAAGATCATGGCCGTTAGCCGCCGCCAGAGGTTCGTGCGCATCCTCAACCAGTCGCTGGAGGAGACGGTGGACCTGGGCGGCTTCGTGCTGCAGCAGCTGGTGCTCGACTTCCCCGTGTGCATGTACCGCTTCCCACCCAGCACCCTGCTGCCTCCGCGGCACCACATCACG GTGTGGGGTGAGGGGCCCTGCAGTACCAGGCGGCAGCAGCTCTCCTCCTTGGGCCGGGAGCCCGTCCACTTCTACTCCAGCCGAAGCTGTGTGACCCTCCTCCTGAACCCCCAAGGCGAG GTCCTCAGCGAGCACCAGTCCCCACACTGCGTGACCCCAGTGTCCAGGATCTTCGCAGACAACACCGACTTGTCCATCGACTGTTTCCCACTTTCAGAGGCCCGGCCCGAAGCTGACCTTGCGGAGCATCAGCCCCAGCCTCGACCCCCGCGCAAGG GCCAAGGGTCCAATTGCCCCGCTTGA
- the LMNTD2 gene encoding lamin tail domain-containing protein 2 isoform X6 encodes MAPKSCQEAEDAEEEALASLVDREPVSGHMGPPVGAAADPVASTHPQNAKPSSTRMVSSINLQSALESLDPRTLRLLWGQRELEIQALRWAIQNQREARHCRILQEVAGLPAERSSRSKDKFLQNQVQKLTLELKAQKEKAQLEKKRLEERLQQAEDALRQLEAELQAFQKSCLLQLARSSWVGRVLRSSTGSVEVVTAETLMDLSDFSENDQAPTAGEGFRLEDVDWNSIAHRYPNLFTNLESSSDQKHPRTSQLPTASPPDQWSSELCCRHQEHNLKSVEWSSLPLAGTSSSGGADSESSNSQLAAHNRVHKVTGDPPQVPSHTAKQVEARAQSLCRDSQATFEGAGAHYPSCSDLIPSAAPLPHGPSGHCGPGPASQEMSSVDPGPSKLGVPSQAARLSVHLQKTHSDEQGKNGPEPESGVDSHLWHSRRCPSPSPSGSCLKIMAVSRRQRFVRILNQSLEETVDLGGFVLQQLVLDFPVCMYRFPPSTLLPPRHHITVWGEGPCSTRRQQLSSLGREPVHFYSSRSCVTLLLNPQGEVLSEHQSPHCVTPVSRIFADNTDLSIDCFPLSEARPEADLAEHQPQPRPPRKGRAKGPIAPLEYHQAPPPAGGASMARGRGPDPPRALALHPHPRGRGGPPGLPG; translated from the exons ATGGCCCCCAAGTCTTGTCAGGAGGCTGAAGACGCTGAGGAAGAGGCTCTCGCGTCTCTGGTGGACCGAGAACCAGTGAGTGGCCACATGGGGCCTCCAGTGGGCGCCGCTGCAGACCCTGTGGCTTCCACACACCCTCAGAATGCCAAGCCCAGCTCCACCAGGATGGTCTCCTCCATCAACCTGCA GTCGGCCTTGGAGTCCCTGGACCCCCGCACCCTGCGGCTGCTCTGGGGGCAGAGGGAGTTGGAGATCCAGGCCCTGCGGTGGGCCATCCAGAATCAGCGTGAAGCCCGACACTGCCGTATCCTACAGGAGGTGGCTGGGCTTCCAGCCGAGAG GAGCTCAAGAAGTAAGGATAAGTTCCTGCAAAACCAGGTCCAAAAGCTGACGTTGGAGTTGAAAGCACAGAAGGAAAAGGCCCAACTG GAGAAGAAGCGTCTGGAGGAGAGGCTGCAGCAGGCTGAGGACGCGCTGCGGCAGCTGGAAGCCGAGCTGCAGGCCTTCCAGAAGTCCTGCCTCCTGCAGCTGGCCCGCTCCTCCTGGGTGGGCCGCGTGCTGCGGTCTTCCACGGGCAGCGTGGAG GTGGTGACGGCAGAGACCCTGATGGACCTCAGTGACTTCTCTGAGAATGATCAGGCCCCCACTGCTGGGGAG GGTTTCCGGCTGGAGGATGTGGACTGGAACAGCATTGCACACCGGTACCCCAACCTCTTCACCAACCTCGAGTCCAGCTCAGATCAAAA GCACCCCCGGACCTCGCAGCTCCCAACAGCCTCACCGCCTGATCAGTGGAGCTCAGAGCTGTGCTGTAGGCACCAAGAGCACAATCTCAAGAGTGTCGAGTGGAGCTCCCTGCCCTTGGCGGGCACCAGCAGCTCTGGGGGTGCCGACTCCGAGTCCAGCAACAGCCAGCTGGCGGCGCATAATCGCGTGCATAAAGTAACAGGGGACCCTCCCCAAGTGCCTAGCCACACTGCCAAGCAGGTGGAGGCGCGGGCACAGAGCCTCTGCAGGGACAGTCAGGCAACATTCGAAG GTGCGGGGGCCCACTATCCCTCCTGCTCAGATCTGATCCCTAGTGCTGCTCCTCTCCCACACGGACCTTCAGGGCACTGCGGGCCAGGTCCAGCCTCACAGGAGATGTCCTCGGTGGACCCTGGACCCTCCAAATTGGGGGTCCCCTCCCAGGCAGCCCGCCTCTCCGTGCATCTCCAGAAAACCCACTCAGACGAACAGGGCAAGAATGGCCCGGAGCCTGAGTCTGGGGTGGATTCCCATCTCTGGCATTCCAGGCGCTGTCCAAG ccccagcccctcggGCTCCTGCCTGAAGATCATGGCCGTTAGCCGCCGCCAGAGGTTCGTGCGCATCCTCAACCAGTCGCTGGAGGAGACGGTGGACCTGGGCGGCTTCGTGCTGCAGCAGCTGGTGCTCGACTTCCCCGTGTGCATGTACCGCTTCCCACCCAGCACCCTGCTGCCTCCGCGGCACCACATCACG GTGTGGGGTGAGGGGCCCTGCAGTACCAGGCGGCAGCAGCTCTCCTCCTTGGGCCGGGAGCCCGTCCACTTCTACTCCAGCCGAAGCTGTGTGACCCTCCTCCTGAACCCCCAAGGCGAG GTCCTCAGCGAGCACCAGTCCCCACACTGCGTGACCCCAGTGTCCAGGATCTTCGCAGACAACACCGACTTGTCCATCGACTGTTTCCCACTTTCAGAGGCCCGGCCCGAAGCTGACCTTGCGGAGCATCAGCCCCAGCCTCGACCCCCGCGCAAGGGTCGG GCCAAGGGTCCAATTGCCCCGCTTGAGTACCATCAAGCTCCTCCGCCAGCGGGAGGCGCCAGTATGGCCCGAGGACGTGGCCCAGACCCACCCAGAGCTCTTGCCCTCCATCCCCATCCCCG AGGTCGGGGTGGGCCTCCAGGACTGCCAGGGTAG
- the LMNTD2 gene encoding lamin tail domain-containing protein 2 isoform X3 has product MAPKSCQEAEDAEEEALASLVDREPVSGHMGPPVGAAADPVASTHPQNAKPSSTRMVSSINLQSALESLDPRTLRLLWGQRELEIQALRWAIQNQREARHCRILQEVAGLPAERSSRSKDKFLQNQVQKLTLELKAQKEKAQLEKKRLEERLQQAEDALRQLEAELQAFQKSCLLQLARSSWVGRVLRSSTGSVEVVTAETLMDLSDFSENDQAPTAGEGFRLEDVDWNSIAHRYPNLFTNLESSSDQKHPRTSQLPTASPPDQWSSELCCRHQEHNLKSVEWSSLPLAGTSSSGGADSESSNSQLAAHNRVHKVTGDPPQVPSHTAKQVEARAQSLCRDSQATFEGAGAHYPSCSDLIPSAAPLPHGPSGHCGPGPASQEMSSVDPGPSKLGVPSQAARLSVHLQKTHSDEQGKNGPEPESGVDSHLWHSRRCPSPSPSGSCLKIMAVSRRQRFVRILNQSLEETVDLGGFVLQQLVLDFPVCMYRFPPSTLLPPRHHITVWGEGPCSTRRQQLSSLGREPVHFYSSRSCVTLLLNPQGEVLSEHQSPHCVTPVSRIFADNTDLSIDCFPLSEARPEADLAEHQPQPRPPRKGRVREARAGRRRPGPRVQLPRLSTIKLLRQREAPVWPEDVAQTHPELLPSIPIPAEVGVGLQDCQGRKDHKIRVCRKRVDCGCPMVALSVQSTAESRFGFRFLSCPPITVDTRWPL; this is encoded by the exons ATGGCCCCCAAGTCTTGTCAGGAGGCTGAAGACGCTGAGGAAGAGGCTCTCGCGTCTCTGGTGGACCGAGAACCAGTGAGTGGCCACATGGGGCCTCCAGTGGGCGCCGCTGCAGACCCTGTGGCTTCCACACACCCTCAGAATGCCAAGCCCAGCTCCACCAGGATGGTCTCCTCCATCAACCTGCA GTCGGCCTTGGAGTCCCTGGACCCCCGCACCCTGCGGCTGCTCTGGGGGCAGAGGGAGTTGGAGATCCAGGCCCTGCGGTGGGCCATCCAGAATCAGCGTGAAGCCCGACACTGCCGTATCCTACAGGAGGTGGCTGGGCTTCCAGCCGAGAG GAGCTCAAGAAGTAAGGATAAGTTCCTGCAAAACCAGGTCCAAAAGCTGACGTTGGAGTTGAAAGCACAGAAGGAAAAGGCCCAACTG GAGAAGAAGCGTCTGGAGGAGAGGCTGCAGCAGGCTGAGGACGCGCTGCGGCAGCTGGAAGCCGAGCTGCAGGCCTTCCAGAAGTCCTGCCTCCTGCAGCTGGCCCGCTCCTCCTGGGTGGGCCGCGTGCTGCGGTCTTCCACGGGCAGCGTGGAG GTGGTGACGGCAGAGACCCTGATGGACCTCAGTGACTTCTCTGAGAATGATCAGGCCCCCACTGCTGGGGAG GGTTTCCGGCTGGAGGATGTGGACTGGAACAGCATTGCACACCGGTACCCCAACCTCTTCACCAACCTCGAGTCCAGCTCAGATCAAAA GCACCCCCGGACCTCGCAGCTCCCAACAGCCTCACCGCCTGATCAGTGGAGCTCAGAGCTGTGCTGTAGGCACCAAGAGCACAATCTCAAGAGTGTCGAGTGGAGCTCCCTGCCCTTGGCGGGCACCAGCAGCTCTGGGGGTGCCGACTCCGAGTCCAGCAACAGCCAGCTGGCGGCGCATAATCGCGTGCATAAAGTAACAGGGGACCCTCCCCAAGTGCCTAGCCACACTGCCAAGCAGGTGGAGGCGCGGGCACAGAGCCTCTGCAGGGACAGTCAGGCAACATTCGAAG GTGCGGGGGCCCACTATCCCTCCTGCTCAGATCTGATCCCTAGTGCTGCTCCTCTCCCACACGGACCTTCAGGGCACTGCGGGCCAGGTCCAGCCTCACAGGAGATGTCCTCGGTGGACCCTGGACCCTCCAAATTGGGGGTCCCCTCCCAGGCAGCCCGCCTCTCCGTGCATCTCCAGAAAACCCACTCAGACGAACAGGGCAAGAATGGCCCGGAGCCTGAGTCTGGGGTGGATTCCCATCTCTGGCATTCCAGGCGCTGTCCAAG ccccagcccctcggGCTCCTGCCTGAAGATCATGGCCGTTAGCCGCCGCCAGAGGTTCGTGCGCATCCTCAACCAGTCGCTGGAGGAGACGGTGGACCTGGGCGGCTTCGTGCTGCAGCAGCTGGTGCTCGACTTCCCCGTGTGCATGTACCGCTTCCCACCCAGCACCCTGCTGCCTCCGCGGCACCACATCACG GTGTGGGGTGAGGGGCCCTGCAGTACCAGGCGGCAGCAGCTCTCCTCCTTGGGCCGGGAGCCCGTCCACTTCTACTCCAGCCGAAGCTGTGTGACCCTCCTCCTGAACCCCCAAGGCGAG GTCCTCAGCGAGCACCAGTCCCCACACTGCGTGACCCCAGTGTCCAGGATCTTCGCAGACAACACCGACTTGTCCATCGACTGTTTCCCACTTTCAGAGGCCCGGCCCGAAGCTGACCTTGCGGAGCATCAGCCCCAGCCTCGACCCCCGCGCAAGGGTCGGGTGCGGGAGGCCCGGGCTGGGCGCCGGAGGCCGGG GCCAAGGGTCCAATTGCCCCGCTTGAGTACCATCAAGCTCCTCCGCCAGCGGGAGGCGCCAGTATGGCCCGAGGACGTGGCCCAGACCCACCCAGAGCTCTTGCCCTCCATCCCCATCCCCG CAGAGGTCGGGGTGGGCCTCCAGGACTGCCAGGGTAGGAAGGACCACAAAATCCGG GTGTGCCGGAAGAGGGTGGACTGCGGCTGTCCAATGGTGGCGCTGTCGGTGCAGAGCACGGCTGAGAGCAGGTTCGGCTTCCGCTTCCTCAGCTGCCCGCCCATCACCGTGGACACTCGCTGGCCGCTGTAG